In Sphingobacteriaceae bacterium, the following proteins share a genomic window:
- a CDS encoding 6-pyruvoyl tetrahydrobiopterin synthase: MSNKIAVFRKEHFNAAHRLHSNKLSDEENARVFGKCNYANYHGHNYDLIVKVIGEIDPVTGYVIDTKLLSQMIKEHVIEKFDHKNLNLDTKEFKDLNPTAENIAMVIYGILRKHLDNRFELKITLYETERNFVEYPC, translated from the coding sequence ATGAGTAATAAAATTGCCGTATTCAGAAAAGAGCATTTTAATGCTGCTCATCGTCTTCACAGTAATAAGCTGAGTGATGAAGAAAATGCACGCGTGTTTGGAAAATGCAATTACGCGAATTATCACGGACATAATTATGATCTCATAGTAAAAGTAATTGGCGAGATCGATCCTGTAACGGGGTATGTTATTGACACCAAACTTTTGAGCCAGATGATCAAAGAACATGTGATTGAAAAATTTGATCATAAAAATTTGAATCTCGATACTAAAGAATTTAAAGATCTTAATCCAACAGCTGAAAATATCGCCATGGTTATATACGGTATTCTTCGCAAACACTTAGATAACCGTTTTGAGTTAAAAATAACTTTGTATGAAACAGAAAGAAACTTCGTTGAATACCCTTGCTAA
- a CDS encoding magnesium chelatase has translation MLVKTFGYAVQGINATKITVEVNIGIGVNFFLVGLPDNAVKESQQRIDTALKEHGYKIPGKQITVNMAPADIRKEGSAYDLTIAMGILAASEQISSEKINDYIIMGELALDGELRSIKGALPIAIQARHDGFKGIILPESNAPEAAVVSGLEVRYATNLKQVIDFFQDETELPIAEINLEEAFSNKTSMSEFDFSDVKGQENIKRALEIAAAGGHNAILIGPPGAGKTMLSKRLPGILPPLTLEEALETTKIHSVAGKTGRTGGGLVTQRPFRTPHHTISDIALVGGGNNPQPGEISLAHNGVLFLDELPEFKRTVLEVMRQPIEDRVVTISRAKFSVEYPASFMLIASMNPCPCGYYNHPEKDCVCAPGIVQKYLNKISGPLLDRIDLHIEVTPVAFSELNKQQASELSQDIRARVIKARLIQGERFKNEKNIHCNAQMHSSHLKTYCALTDAGNTLLKNAMERLGLSARAYDRILKVARTIADLDSSENIETNHIAEAIQYRSLDRDGWAG, from the coding sequence ATGTTGGTAAAAACATTTGGATATGCGGTGCAAGGAATAAATGCCACTAAAATTACAGTAGAGGTAAATATTGGTATTGGAGTAAATTTTTTTCTTGTAGGATTGCCCGACAACGCTGTGAAAGAGAGTCAACAAAGAATTGATACCGCTCTTAAAGAACACGGTTATAAAATTCCAGGTAAACAAATTACAGTGAATATGGCGCCTGCCGATATTCGTAAAGAAGGTTCCGCTTATGATCTTACAATTGCTATGGGAATTCTGGCCGCAAGCGAACAAATTTCGTCAGAAAAAATAAACGATTACATTATTATGGGTGAACTTGCCCTTGATGGAGAATTAAGATCCATTAAAGGCGCGCTGCCTATTGCTATACAAGCCAGGCACGATGGTTTTAAAGGGATTATCCTGCCTGAATCAAATGCGCCTGAAGCGGCAGTAGTAAGTGGACTAGAGGTGAGATACGCCACCAATCTGAAACAAGTAATAGATTTTTTTCAGGATGAAACCGAACTACCCATAGCTGAAATTAATCTTGAAGAAGCGTTTTCGAATAAAACCTCTATGTCTGAATTTGATTTCTCAGATGTAAAAGGTCAGGAAAATATTAAACGTGCCCTGGAGATTGCGGCTGCCGGCGGACATAACGCGATACTTATCGGGCCTCCTGGTGCAGGAAAGACCATGCTGAGCAAACGATTACCAGGAATTCTCCCTCCCCTAACCTTAGAAGAAGCTCTTGAAACTACAAAAATTCATAGTGTTGCCGGCAAAACTGGAAGAACAGGAGGCGGCCTGGTAACGCAGCGCCCATTCAGAACGCCGCACCACACCATTTCCGACATTGCGCTTGTTGGCGGCGGAAATAATCCTCAACCCGGAGAAATAAGTCTTGCTCACAATGGCGTTTTATTTCTTGACGAGTTGCCCGAATTTAAACGAACCGTTCTGGAAGTAATGCGTCAACCGATAGAAGACCGTGTAGTAACAATTAGCCGCGCAAAATTCAGCGTAGAATATCCTGCAAGTTTTATGTTGATTGCGAGCATGAACCCTTGTCCTTGTGGCTACTACAACCATCCTGAGAAAGACTGTGTTTGTGCCCCGGGCATTGTGCAAAAATATTTGAATAAAATCAGCGGGCCTTTATTAGATCGGATTGATCTTCATATCGAAGTAACACCGGTGGCTTTCAGCGAACTAAATAAGCAACAAGCTTCTGAGCTCAGCCAGGATATACGTGCACGTGTTATAAAGGCGCGCTTAATACAAGGCGAACGGTTTAAAAACGAAAAAAACATTCACTGCAATGCTCAAATGCATAGCAGCCATCTTAAAACCTATTGTGCATTGACAGATGCGGGTAACACGCTTTTAAAAAACGCAATGGAGCGACTTGGTTTGAGTGCCAGGGCTTATGACCGTATTTTAAAAGTAGCCCGTACCATTGCCGATCTTGACAGTTCAGAAAATATAGAAACCAATCACATTGCGGAAGCTATCCAATACAGAAGTCTTGACAGAGACGGCTGGGCAGGATAA
- the hemA gene encoding glutamyl-tRNA reductase produces the protein MEYFKVIAFTHKTLPLELIGKLHLTQEEQTTVLGAFKINFGFEELLFLSTCNRIELVLKTSLELNPVFIKELALFLNSRLNNVEATALSEAAEVYEGNDGVQHILKVASSLDSLVVGEREIITQVRKAYDFCNGLGLTGDFIRLLIKQTIETAKDIYTNTDIAKNPVSVASLAYRQLRHLGIKNEARIIFIGSGETNTILANYFQKHKFANFTVFNRTLTNGQKLAALLKGKAFELSTLPDFKEGFDVMVVCTSSSEIIVTEEIFSILKRDGSSKKVIIDLGIPSNVHSSVAKNTQVSYIDINSLKAQAEANLQLRKNEIVKCEEIIQAKIEQFNALYAERRIELAFGSVPKQVRAIKDLALNEVFAKEINSMDLQSKEVLEKVLSYVEKKYNAVAIKTAKEVFLSSKN, from the coding sequence TTGGAATATTTTAAAGTCATAGCTTTTACACACAAAACGCTTCCCCTGGAACTCATTGGCAAGCTTCACCTCACTCAGGAAGAGCAAACCACCGTACTCGGGGCTTTCAAAATTAATTTCGGGTTTGAGGAACTGCTCTTTTTGAGCACCTGCAACCGTATCGAATTAGTGCTTAAAACCTCCCTGGAACTAAATCCTGTTTTTATTAAAGAATTAGCTTTGTTTTTGAACAGCCGCCTCAATAACGTTGAAGCAACAGCTTTATCGGAAGCGGCTGAGGTTTATGAAGGAAATGATGGAGTTCAGCATATTTTAAAGGTGGCATCATCACTTGATTCACTCGTAGTTGGCGAACGCGAAATTATTACCCAGGTTAGAAAAGCCTATGATTTTTGCAATGGTCTTGGATTGACCGGCGATTTTATTCGCTTGCTCATCAAACAAACTATTGAAACGGCAAAAGATATTTATACAAATACAGATATTGCAAAAAATCCGGTTTCAGTAGCTTCATTAGCTTACCGCCAATTGCGTCATTTGGGTATTAAGAACGAAGCGCGTATAATTTTTATCGGGAGCGGTGAAACAAACACCATTCTTGCAAATTATTTTCAAAAACATAAGTTTGCCAATTTTACTGTATTTAACCGCACACTAACCAATGGTCAAAAACTTGCCGCTCTTCTGAAAGGAAAAGCTTTTGAGCTTAGTACCCTTCCAGATTTTAAAGAGGGTTTCGACGTGATGGTAGTATGCACGTCAAGTTCGGAAATTATAGTTACGGAAGAAATTTTTTCTATTCTGAAAAGGGATGGCTCTTCAAAAAAAGTAATCATCGACTTAGGTATACCTTCCAACGTTCACAGTTCGGTAGCAAAAAATACGCAGGTAAGTTACATCGATATTAATTCTTTAAAAGCTCAAGCCGAAGCAAATTTACAATTACGTAAAAACGAAATTGTAAAGTGCGAAGAAATCATTCAGGCAAAAATAGAACAGTTTAATGCACTTTATGCCGAACGTCGCATCGAACTGGCCTTTGGCTCCGTTCCTAAGCAGGTAAGGGCTATTAAAGATCTTGCCCTAAATGAAGTATTCGCTAAAGAAATAAATTCAATGGATCTTCAAAGCAAAGAGGTTTTAGAAAAAGTACTTTCTTACGTGGAGAAAAAATACAATGCGGTAGCTATAAAAACTGCCAAGGAAGTTTTTCTGTCTTCCAAAAATTAG
- a CDS encoding 6-pyruvoyl tetrahydrobiopterin synthase encodes MIFLTRHEHFNAAHKLYNPDWSEEKNTEVFGKCANANWHGHNYDLIVTIKGEIDKETGFLMDAKKLSQILNVYVCDKLDHRNLNMDVDFMSGKLASTENLAIAIWEQIVPHLPTNVKLHCVKLYETPRICVEYFG; translated from the coding sequence ATGATTTTCCTGACCCGCCACGAGCATTTTAACGCAGCTCATAAATTATATAATCCTGACTGGAGCGAAGAAAAAAACACCGAAGTCTTTGGTAAATGTGCCAACGCAAACTGGCATGGGCATAATTACGATCTCATCGTTACTATTAAAGGCGAGATCGATAAAGAGACTGGTTTTTTAATGGATGCTAAAAAATTAAGTCAGATTTTGAATGTTTATGTTTGTGATAAGCTCGATCACCGCAACTTAAATATGGATGTGGACTTTATGTCGGGAAAGCTTGCCAGTACTGAGAATTTGGCTATCGCTATCTGGGAGCAGATTGTTCCGCATTTACCTACAAATGTTAAATTACATTGCGTAAAACTCTACGAAACACCACGTATTTGCGTAGAATATTTCGGTTAG
- a CDS encoding DNA-binding response regulator produces MNIRAIIIEDEPLAVERTKMYLEKIPFVSLVACFTKAKDALEFLGTNSIDLIFLDINLGEISGIQLLETKRPEAEVIITTAYEEHALKGYELNVIDYLLKPYSFERFLQAVEKVLAKLSKKENEVSERFIFIKTENRVEKVFLKEILYIEGMRDYRRIHTLSKRIMTLQNFKELEIEIPSAIICRVHKSYMVALDKIVAFEKDKLKVGEVVIPISETYKKGFFDLLPYPLKKD; encoded by the coding sequence TTGAACATCCGCGCCATCATAATTGAAGACGAGCCACTCGCCGTAGAACGTACAAAAATGTACCTCGAAAAAATTCCTTTCGTGAGTCTTGTCGCCTGCTTTACAAAAGCTAAAGACGCTTTAGAATTTTTAGGAACGAATTCCATTGATCTTATTTTTCTGGATATTAACCTGGGAGAAATTTCCGGGATTCAGCTTTTAGAAACCAAGCGTCCGGAAGCCGAAGTTATTATTACCACTGCTTACGAAGAGCACGCTTTAAAAGGATATGAATTAAATGTCATTGATTATTTATTAAAGCCTTACAGCTTCGAAAGGTTTTTACAGGCGGTTGAAAAGGTTCTGGCTAAACTTTCAAAAAAAGAAAATGAAGTTTCGGAGAGATTTATTTTTATTAAAACGGAGAACCGGGTTGAAAAAGTGTTTTTAAAGGAAATTCTTTACATAGAAGGCATGCGCGATTATAGGAGGATTCACACGCTAAGCAAAAGAATTATGACTTTGCAGAATTTTAAGGAACTGGAAATAGAAATTCCATCAGCCATCATCTGTCGGGTCCACAAATCGTACATGGTTGCTTTAGATAAGATAGTTGCTTTTGAAAAGGATAAATTGAAAGTGGGCGAGGTGGTTATTCCCATTTCAGAGACCTATAAAAAAGGTTTTTTTGATCTTCTTCCGTATCCTTTAAAAAAGGATTAA
- the mqnB gene encoding futalosine hydrolase, which yields MKKILIVGATQPEISPTIKYVLDVSKSEEEDLENLEVSFILTGVGMVNTAFTMGKLFGHKFDVVINAGVAGSYVNHKIGTVVNVTTDCFSELGAEDGDDFISILEMGLGDQNVEVSDLFKNTLTDKLEIVSGITVNTVNGNEKKIEQIKAYISPHVETMEGAAFIQCANALKWKAIQLRAISNQVEKRNKANWNMPLAIKNLNEFLIAFLKDLNKSSN from the coding sequence ATGAAAAAGATCCTTATAGTGGGTGCCACGCAGCCTGAAATTAGTCCCACAATCAAATATGTATTAGACGTTTCGAAAAGTGAGGAAGAGGACTTGGAAAATCTCGAAGTCTCTTTTATTTTAACAGGAGTAGGAATGGTGAACACCGCTTTTACTATGGGAAAACTGTTTGGACATAAGTTTGACGTAGTTATCAATGCAGGGGTAGCAGGAAGCTATGTCAATCATAAAATTGGAACAGTTGTAAATGTTACAACAGATTGTTTCAGCGAATTAGGTGCCGAGGATGGAGATGATTTTATCAGTATTCTTGAAATGGGGCTGGGAGATCAAAATGTAGAAGTTAGCGATCTTTTCAAAAATACTTTAACTGACAAACTCGAAATTGTTTCTGGCATCACTGTAAATACAGTAAACGGAAACGAAAAAAAAATTGAACAAATAAAAGCTTATATCTCGCCGCATGTTGAAACCATGGAAGGGGCAGCATTTATACAATGTGCAAACGCCTTGAAATGGAAAGCCATTCAATTAAGAGCGATCAGCAACCAGGTTGAGAAACGTAATAAAGCAAACTGGAATATGCCTTTGGCGATAAAAAATTTAAATGAATTTTTGATTGCGTTTTTAAAAGACTTGAATAAATCAAGCAATTAG
- a CDS encoding GTP cyclohydrolase I FolE, translated as MKQKETSLNTLAKGDIASLSDRDTERERAEEMGDNHVMTSVETPMKKDAFKLSDDEKMKKIEANFREIMETLGLDLRDDSLKGTPQRVAKMYVKEIFSGLNPANKPKIALFENTYQYNQMLVEKDITFYSNCEHHFVPIFGKAHLAYISNGKVIGLSKLNRIVQYFAKRPQVQERLTMQIAKELQDILETENVAIIIDAKHLCVSSRGVQDHNSATVTSFYGGKFQEEATKQEFLKYVEMKTHY; from the coding sequence ATGAAACAGAAAGAAACTTCGTTGAATACCCTTGCTAAGGGCGACATCGCTTCACTAAGTGATCGTGATACTGAAAGAGAAAGAGCTGAAGAGATGGGAGATAACCATGTGATGACCAGCGTGGAAACGCCTATGAAAAAAGATGCTTTTAAATTAAGTGACGACGAGAAAATGAAAAAGATCGAAGCCAATTTCCGTGAGATCATGGAAACGCTTGGTCTTGACTTACGCGACGATAGTTTAAAAGGCACACCACAACGTGTTGCTAAAATGTACGTGAAGGAAATTTTCAGCGGTTTAAATCCTGCAAACAAACCTAAAATCGCTTTGTTCGAAAACACTTACCAGTACAATCAAATGCTGGTGGAAAAGGATATTACTTTTTACAGCAACTGTGAACATCACTTTGTACCGATTTTCGGAAAAGCGCACCTGGCTTACATATCAAATGGTAAAGTAATAGGCCTTTCAAAATTAAACCGTATAGTACAATACTTTGCAAAACGTCCGCAAGTGCAGGAGCGTCTCACCATGCAAATTGCTAAAGAACTCCAGGATATTTTAGAAACAGAAAATGTAGCTATCATTATTGATGCAAAACATTTATGTGTGTCGTCACGCGGAGTACAAGATCATAATTCCGCTACAGTAACCTCTTTTTATGGAGGTAAATTCCAGGAAGAAGCTACTAAGCAGGAGTTTTTGAAATATGTGGAGATGAAGACGCATTATTAA
- a CDS encoding hydroxymethylbilane synthase — translation MFPRFSYLCRVERKIIIGTRGSDLALWQANYTKELLEDKGHPAEIKIIQTSGDRSQQWDTSFEKLEGKGFFTKELEDALLDKTIDLAVHSHKDLPTTSPEGLMVAGVSRREDPSDILIMSKEAVDEKQKYGLKKNAIVGTSSSRRKSQILAFRPDVELKDLRGNVPTRINKLRNGDYDAIILATAGVERLELDLDDLHVEKLNPEEFVPAPAQGVLAWQTREDDNELLEVIDEINDLDVRIKINIEREILNMFDGGCQLPLGVYCDTEEDDEDRLRFKVWISMAEAWDKQPKQLYFDTLDTDGFSDMIVDHIHAIQPKKIFVTKTFKDDDYLPTALKRLNFEIEGKSLIEFKQIRIKELPKTDWIFFSSKHAVRYFFNQNPKLENVKFGCIGTSTSAELRQFGRRADFIGQSTDIKLVGKQFSSKVGNSRVLFPIARGSMQSIQWQMVKRDNVINLEVYATLKHSIEISSEYEVLIFTSPSNVEAYFEKNTIHPHQKVIAMGESTGKALEKLKFKKYTMPRSFDDLGLFQVVLGLSN, via the coding sequence ATGTTTCCCCGCTTTTCTTACCTTTGCCGCGTGGAAAGAAAAATTATTATAGGTACACGCGGAAGTGACCTCGCACTTTGGCAGGCAAATTATACAAAAGAATTGCTTGAGGATAAAGGTCATCCTGCAGAAATTAAAATCATTCAAACCAGCGGCGACCGCTCTCAGCAATGGGATACAAGTTTCGAAAAACTGGAAGGAAAAGGTTTTTTTACGAAAGAGCTGGAAGATGCTTTACTCGATAAAACGATCGATCTGGCCGTACATTCGCATAAAGATCTTCCTACAACAAGTCCTGAAGGGCTTATGGTTGCTGGCGTAAGTCGCAGAGAAGATCCTTCTGATATTCTTATCATGAGCAAAGAGGCGGTAGATGAAAAACAGAAATACGGCTTAAAAAAGAATGCGATAGTGGGAACTTCTTCTTCAAGAAGAAAGTCTCAGATTTTGGCTTTTCGTCCCGATGTGGAATTGAAAGATCTGCGCGGGAATGTTCCAACGCGTATTAATAAATTGAGAAATGGCGATTACGATGCCATTATTTTAGCTACGGCTGGTGTTGAACGCCTGGAGCTTGATCTGGATGATCTCCACGTCGAGAAATTAAATCCTGAAGAGTTTGTTCCTGCTCCTGCTCAGGGTGTGCTTGCCTGGCAAACGCGCGAAGATGATAATGAGTTACTCGAAGTTATAGATGAAATTAACGACCTGGATGTTCGTATTAAGATAAACATTGAACGTGAAATTTTAAATATGTTTGATGGTGGGTGTCAATTGCCACTTGGTGTTTACTGCGATACAGAAGAGGATGATGAAGACCGCTTAAGATTCAAAGTCTGGATCAGCATGGCAGAAGCCTGGGACAAACAACCAAAGCAATTGTATTTTGATACATTAGATACGGATGGTTTTTCGGACATGATCGTCGATCATATTCATGCCATCCAGCCGAAGAAAATTTTTGTAACCAAAACTTTTAAAGACGATGACTATTTGCCAACGGCGTTAAAGCGCCTCAATTTCGAAATAGAAGGAAAGAGTCTTATCGAATTCAAGCAAATCCGAATTAAAGAGTTACCGAAAACAGACTGGATATTTTTTAGCAGCAAGCACGCCGTACGTTATTTCTTTAACCAGAATCCAAAATTAGAAAATGTGAAATTTGGCTGCATCGGAACTTCTACAAGTGCCGAGTTACGCCAGTTTGGAAGACGCGCTGATTTCATAGGACAAAGTACCGATATTAAATTAGTGGGTAAACAATTCAGTAGCAAGGTTGGGAATTCCAGGGTTTTGTTTCCTATTGCCCGCGGGAGTATGCAAAGCATCCAGTGGCAAATGGTGAAGCGTGACAACGTTATTAACCTTGAGGTGTACGCAACTCTGAAACACAGCATCGAAATTTCTTCGGAATACGAAGTGCTTATTTTTACAAGCCCCAGCAACGTGGAGGCCTATTTCGAGAAGAATACCATTCATCCGCATCAAAAAGTTATTGCCATGGGCGAGAGCACAGGCAAGGCTTTGGAGAAATTGAAATTCAAAAAGTATACTATGCCCAGGAGTTTTGATGATTTAGGATTATTTCAGGTAGTGTTGGGGCTTTCAAATTAA
- a CDS encoding 1,4-dihydroxy-6-naphthoate synthase, giving the protein MKLTLGYSPCPNDCFIFDALLHKKIDTEGLEFEVQHEDVETLNRKALKGELDITKLSFHAYAYVMEHYILLRAGSALGFNCGPLLVHNGLWNGTDSSNMKVAIPGKMTTANFLLSLAFPQLNNKIEYVFSDIEDAVLRGEVNAGLIIHENRFTYEQKGLKKVIDLGEYWDSLIHAPIPLGGIVIKRNLDSALQQQVNRLIRKSVEFAFANPESSMPYVKEHAQAMSEDVMKKHIALYVNDFSVDLGDTGINAVNLMYAKAKEVGLFDLSGKKLII; this is encoded by the coding sequence ATGAAACTTACTCTCGGTTATTCTCCTTGTCCTAACGACTGCTTTATTTTTGACGCTTTACTTCACAAAAAAATTGATACTGAAGGACTGGAGTTTGAAGTGCAGCACGAAGATGTAGAAACTCTTAACCGCAAAGCTTTAAAGGGCGAATTAGATATTACGAAGTTAAGTTTCCATGCCTATGCCTATGTGATGGAGCATTATATTTTATTAAGAGCGGGGAGTGCTTTGGGATTTAATTGTGGTCCATTGTTAGTGCATAACGGATTGTGGAACGGCACAGACAGTTCAAACATGAAAGTTGCCATTCCAGGTAAGATGACAACAGCTAATTTTTTATTGTCTCTTGCTTTTCCTCAATTAAACAATAAAATAGAATATGTTTTTTCAGACATTGAAGATGCAGTCTTAAGAGGAGAAGTAAACGCCGGGTTGATCATTCATGAAAACCGTTTTACCTACGAACAAAAGGGATTAAAAAAAGTAATAGATCTTGGAGAATATTGGGATTCGTTGATTCATGCGCCCATTCCGTTAGGAGGTATTGTGATCAAACGCAATCTGGATTCGGCACTGCAGCAACAAGTAAACCGTTTAATTCGTAAAAGTGTTGAATTTGCTTTTGCGAATCCCGAAAGCTCAATGCCTTACGTGAAAGAACATGCCCAGGCTATGAGTGAAGACGTTATGAAAAAACACATAGCACTTTACGTGAACGATTTTTCGGTAGATCTTGGAGACACTGGTATTAATGCAGTAAACCTGATGTACGCGAAAGCAAAGGAAGTAGGGTTATTTGATTTATCAGGAAAGAAATTGATAATTTAA
- a CDS encoding multidrug ABC transporter ATP-binding protein — protein MYCLETQALSYSFSKTEKILDAINLQVPKGCIYGFLGPNGAGKTTSLKLVMGLLKKQEGEISIFGQSFEKNRVALLKRVGALIESPSLYGQLTAFENLLVLQKVYQCPKSRIDEVLQLVGLSHTKNKKTSAFSLGMKQRLSIAMALLHDPELLILDEPTNGLDPNGILEMRILLKRLNQQNGTTLIISSHLLSEIEKLVTHVGVIHKGRLIFQDSLQALMNKQNLSSVVRLDTSDDSRACLVLQEAGFTAVEIEGKLVISYKSKEETASLIKKLIENKLDIFEVCIEKNDLETVFMDLTK, from the coding sequence ATGTATTGTTTAGAAACACAGGCCTTAAGTTACAGTTTTTCAAAAACGGAAAAAATCTTAGATGCTATAAACCTGCAGGTGCCCAAAGGTTGCATTTATGGGTTTCTTGGTCCGAACGGCGCTGGCAAGACTACCAGTTTAAAATTGGTAATGGGACTACTTAAAAAACAAGAAGGAGAGATTTCTATTTTTGGTCAATCTTTTGAAAAGAACCGTGTTGCTCTTCTGAAAAGAGTGGGCGCACTTATAGAAAGCCCTTCATTGTATGGCCAATTAACCGCGTTTGAAAATCTCCTGGTGCTGCAAAAAGTGTATCAATGTCCAAAGTCAAGAATTGACGAGGTTTTACAACTTGTTGGACTTTCCCACACTAAGAATAAAAAAACTTCTGCATTTTCGTTGGGGATGAAACAACGTCTAAGTATTGCCATGGCATTGCTTCATGATCCTGAACTTCTTATTCTCGACGAACCCACAAACGGCCTCGATCCTAATGGTATTTTAGAAATGCGCATTTTATTAAAACGCCTCAATCAGCAAAACGGAACTACACTTATCATATCCAGTCATTTATTAAGTGAGATTGAAAAGCTGGTAACACATGTTGGCGTTATTCATAAAGGCAGACTTATTTTCCAGGACAGTTTGCAAGCGTTAATGAACAAGCAAAATTTAAGTTCGGTTGTACGGCTTGATACCAGTGATGATTCCAGAGCCTGCCTGGTGTTACAAGAAGCGGGTTTTACAGCTGTAGAGATAGAAGGAAAATTAGTTATTTCTTATAAATCGAAAGAGGAAACTGCTTCTCTTATAAAAAAACTTATCGAAAATAAACTGGATATTTTTGAAGTGTGCATTGAGAAAAACGATCTCGAAACTGTTTTTATGGATCTTACAAAATAA
- the holA gene encoding DNA polymerase III subunit delta has translation MKEVNQILLDLKRRIFKPVYFLNGEEAHYIDVISDYIEKNVLEDADKEFNQTIVYGKDADLVSILGLAKQFPMMSEYNVVIVKEAQNLKELNKSAGSDEEGSSSSKGGGANGAAAQFVNYILHPQPSTILVFCFKYKTIDKRSAIAKALQKNAVFLETKKLYDNQVPEWINEYVKEKKYTIGPKATFLMAEFLGNDLSKISNEIDKLMISLPEGKEITPELIQDNIGISKDYNVFELQDALAKRDILKANRIINHFASNEKDNPAALVLISLFGYFSKILKYHFLADKSKFAAAGALGVNPFFVDGYAKAAQNYNSSKLKQIFTYLKECDLKSKGVNNSGVTYGELLKELVFKILH, from the coding sequence TTGAAAGAAGTTAATCAAATACTCCTCGACCTTAAACGGCGCATTTTTAAGCCGGTATATTTTCTTAACGGTGAAGAAGCACACTACATTGATGTAATAAGCGACTATATTGAAAAAAACGTACTGGAAGATGCAGATAAAGAATTTAATCAAACCATTGTTTACGGCAAGGATGCTGACCTTGTAAGTATCCTCGGTCTTGCCAAACAATTCCCGATGATGAGTGAATACAATGTGGTAATTGTAAAGGAAGCTCAGAATTTAAAAGAATTAAATAAAAGCGCAGGCTCTGATGAAGAGGGAAGTTCATCATCAAAAGGCGGCGGTGCTAACGGGGCAGCGGCGCAGTTCGTGAATTACATACTGCACCCTCAACCCAGCACTATTCTGGTTTTTTGCTTTAAATATAAAACCATCGACAAACGCAGCGCCATAGCAAAAGCACTTCAAAAAAATGCTGTATTCCTGGAAACTAAAAAACTTTATGATAACCAGGTGCCTGAATGGATCAATGAATATGTAAAAGAAAAAAAATACACCATTGGCCCAAAGGCTACGTTTTTAATGGCTGAATTTTTGGGTAACGATCTCAGTAAAATTTCAAATGAGATTGATAAACTCATGATCAGTTTGCCTGAAGGAAAAGAAATTACACCAGAACTAATTCAGGACAACATCGGGATCAGTAAAGATTACAATGTTTTTGAATTACAGGATGCCCTGGCGAAACGCGATATATTAAAAGCCAACCGCATCATCAATCATTTTGCTTCTAACGAAAAAGATAATCCAGCTGCATTAGTACTCATATCCTTGTTTGGGTATTTTAGTAAAATTTTAAAATATCATTTCCTCGCTGACAAAAGTAAATTCGCTGCAGCGGGCGCACTTGGCGTGAATCCCTTTTTTGTGGATGGTTATGCCAAGGCTGCGCAAAATTATAATTCATCTAAACTCAAACAAATTTTTACTTATTTGAAAGAATGTGACCTTAAATCCAAGGGCGTTAATAACAGTGGTGTAACCTATGGAGAATTATTGAAAGAACTTGTTTTTAAAATTCTTCACTAA